Proteins encoded together in one Planctomyces sp. SH-PL14 window:
- a CDS encoding RNA polymerase sigma factor yields MRQLVERLHRPVLSLCLRMMAHYQDAEDAAQESLVRMVRYLDGWDRSRAFVPWVMAIAANRCRTARQKRRQQATSQPLVHEVEGRVPAHSNGDIAPLVQQALHQLRDDYRVAFILFHIENLSIADVSDSLQVPTGTVKVWLHRARKELADILRTLGVQPGDGS; encoded by the coding sequence CCGGTTCTCAGTCTCTGCCTGCGGATGATGGCCCATTATCAGGACGCGGAAGATGCGGCGCAGGAGTCGCTTGTCCGGATGGTGCGGTATCTCGACGGGTGGGACCGGTCGCGGGCGTTCGTGCCGTGGGTCATGGCGATCGCCGCCAACCGCTGCCGGACGGCGCGGCAGAAACGGCGGCAGCAGGCGACGAGCCAGCCCCTCGTTCATGAGGTTGAGGGCCGCGTCCCGGCGCACTCCAACGGGGACATCGCCCCGCTGGTGCAGCAGGCGCTGCACCAGCTCCGGGACGACTACCGCGTCGCCTTCATCCTGTTTCACATTGAAAACCTGTCCATCGCCGATGTCAGCGACTCGCTCCAGGTCCCGACCGGGACCGTCAAGGTGTGGCTGCACCGGGCACGCAAAGAACTGGCCGACATCCTCCGCACGCTGGGAGTCCAGCCGGGAGACGGATCATGA